The following proteins come from a genomic window of Halorussus halophilus:
- a CDS encoding alpha,alpha-trehalose-phosphate synthase (UDP-forming), which produces MTSNTIGATAKSAADSVAAVLDGRELVVASNREPYSHGYTDGEIVVDRPAGGLTAALDPVMQAVEGTWVAWGDGDADREVVNDEGTVGVPPEDPAYDLRRVWLSDEQVSGYYRGYSNQVLWPLCHLDTAKVNADPTFWAQYRQTNADFADAILDAAEDDSVVWFQDYHLALAPRRVRDARPDATLAHFWHIPWPTWDAFQACPQYEQLLDGLLANDLVGFHTEAYCRNFLDCVEAATHARVDRASASVSYKGQRTFVRSFPLGIDAAQRAELATSEAADDYWQRFREGYDIDADTRLALGVERLDYTKGIERRLDALERFWEQYPEWRGELTYVQKGTESRSEIPAYSELQNRVADAIERVNDRFGTDDWTPVVSLTDHVPDAGLAALYREADLALVTPVRDGMNLVAKEYVASQTGESGVLVLSELAGSHEQLGDESVLVHPYDEAGVADGIADALELSRDERARRMAALQRSVHAEDVYDWLESQFQTVAAVERGRQSSRAMLER; this is translated from the coding sequence ATGACTTCAAACACGATTGGGGCCACAGCCAAATCCGCCGCAGACTCTGTCGCGGCGGTACTAGACGGACGCGAACTCGTGGTCGCATCGAACCGCGAACCGTACAGCCACGGCTACACGGACGGAGAAATAGTCGTGGACCGCCCCGCTGGCGGACTGACCGCCGCGCTCGACCCGGTGATGCAGGCAGTCGAAGGCACGTGGGTCGCGTGGGGCGACGGCGACGCAGACAGAGAAGTCGTCAATGACGAGGGGACAGTGGGTGTGCCGCCCGAAGACCCCGCCTACGACTTACGGCGCGTCTGGCTCTCTGACGAGCAAGTGTCGGGTTACTACCGCGGCTACAGCAATCAGGTGCTGTGGCCACTCTGCCACCTCGACACTGCCAAAGTGAACGCCGACCCGACGTTCTGGGCACAGTACCGACAGACGAACGCGGACTTCGCCGACGCGATTCTCGACGCCGCCGAGGACGACTCGGTCGTCTGGTTCCAAGACTACCACCTCGCGCTCGCTCCCAGACGAGTGCGAGACGCCCGGCCCGACGCCACGCTCGCGCACTTCTGGCACATCCCGTGGCCCACGTGGGACGCATTTCAGGCATGCCCGCAGTACGAGCAGTTGCTCGACGGCCTGCTGGCGAACGACCTCGTGGGCTTCCATACGGAGGCGTACTGCCGGAACTTCCTCGACTGCGTGGAGGCCGCCACGCACGCTCGCGTCGATAGAGCCAGCGCGAGCGTCTCCTACAAGGGCCAGCGGACGTTCGTCCGCTCGTTCCCGCTCGGCATCGACGCCGCCCAGCGGGCCGAACTCGCCACCAGCGAGGCGGCCGATGACTACTGGCAACGCTTCCGTGAAGGGTACGACATCGACGCCGACACACGCCTCGCGCTCGGTGTCGAGCGCCTCGACTACACGAAGGGCATCGAACGCCGACTCGACGCGCTCGAACGCTTCTGGGAGCAGTACCCCGAGTGGCGCGGCGAACTGACTTACGTCCAGAAGGGCACCGAGAGTCGGAGCGAAATCCCGGCCTACAGCGAGCTACAGAACCGCGTCGCGGACGCCATCGAGCGCGTCAACGACCGATTCGGTACCGACGACTGGACGCCAGTCGTCTCGCTGACCGACCACGTTCCGGACGCCGGACTGGCCGCGCTCTACCGCGAGGCGGACCTCGCACTCGTCACGCCGGTCCGAGACGGGATGAATCTCGTCGCCAAGGAGTACGTCGCCTCCCAGACAGGCGAGTCGGGCGTCCTCGTGCTGAGCGAACTCGCAGGCTCGCACGAACAACTCGGCGACGAATCAGTTCTCGTTCATCCGTACGACGAAGCAGGTGTCGCCGACGGCATCGCCGACGCGCTGGAACTCTCTCGAGACGAGCGTGCCCGCCGGATGGCCGCGCTCCAGCGGTCGGTCCACGCCGAGGACGTGTACGACTGGCTCGAATCGCAGTTCCAGACCGTCGCCGCAGTCGAACGCGGGCGGCAGTCGTCTCGCGCGATGCTCGAACGATGA
- a CDS encoding NAD(P)/FAD-dependent oxidoreductase, translated as MHVAVVGGGIVGLASAYYLAERGADVTVFEKGNVGNGSTERSVGGIRAQFSTPVNVELSVASMRVWNDFRETFGTDIAHRKAGYLFVTREEEAARQFEANVAMQNERGVPSELLTPEQASEHCPELKIEGLLTATYSPTDGFADPHLALQGFATAARESGVEIRTKTTVSAIERGGGGAGVTGVVADGEQIDADFVVNAAGPWARRVAAMADVDLPVRPKRRQMLVVEPEIRVPEDVPLTIDLDSGAHFRPEREGAALVGGNFGGQDPDEDPDAFDQKFDLDWAAEAVERAGDLAGYFGPDSRIRRGWAGLYAVTPDHHPIVEETVPGFVNVVGFSGHGFQHAPATGQLVTELVLDGEASLVDISGLGSDRFESGELLEERNVA; from the coding sequence ATGCACGTAGCGGTCGTCGGGGGCGGCATCGTCGGACTCGCCAGCGCGTACTACCTCGCCGAACGCGGCGCTGACGTGACCGTCTTCGAAAAGGGAAACGTCGGCAACGGGAGTACCGAACGCTCGGTCGGCGGCATTCGCGCGCAGTTCTCCACGCCGGTCAACGTCGAGTTATCCGTCGCCAGCATGCGCGTCTGGAACGACTTCAGGGAGACGTTCGGCACCGACATCGCCCACCGCAAAGCGGGCTACCTCTTCGTCACCCGCGAGGAAGAGGCGGCACGCCAGTTCGAAGCCAACGTCGCCATGCAGAACGAGCGGGGCGTTCCGAGCGAGTTGTTGACTCCGGAGCAAGCGAGCGAACACTGTCCCGAACTGAAGATCGAGGGACTCCTCACGGCGACGTACTCGCCGACGGACGGCTTCGCGGACCCGCACCTTGCCCTACAGGGCTTCGCCACCGCGGCCCGAGAATCCGGGGTCGAGATTCGGACGAAGACGACTGTGAGCGCAATCGAGCGTGGCGGGGGCGGAGCGGGCGTCACGGGAGTGGTCGCCGACGGCGAGCAAATCGACGCCGACTTCGTCGTGAACGCGGCGGGACCGTGGGCACGACGAGTTGCGGCGATGGCCGACGTGGACTTGCCAGTGCGCCCGAAGCGCAGGCAGATGCTCGTCGTGGAACCCGAGATACGGGTGCCTGAGGACGTGCCGCTGACCATCGATTTGGATTCGGGGGCGCACTTCCGGCCGGAACGCGAGGGTGCGGCGCTCGTCGGCGGGAACTTTGGGGGACAAGACCCCGACGAGGATCCGGACGCGTTCGACCAGAAGTTCGACCTCGACTGGGCCGCCGAGGCCGTCGAACGTGCGGGGGACCTCGCAGGCTACTTCGGTCCGGACTCGCGGATTCGGCGCGGCTGGGCCGGTCTGTACGCGGTGACGCCCGACCACCATCCAATCGTCGAAGAGACCGTTCCGGGCTTCGTGAACGTGGTGGGGTTCTCGGGCCACGGCTTCCAGCACGCGCCAGCGACCGGGCAGTTGGTCACGGAACTGGTGCTGGACGGGGAGGCGTCGCTGGTGGACATTTCTGGGCTGGGGAGTGATAGGTTCGAGAGCGGGGAACTGCTGGAAGAACGGAACGTGGCGTAA
- a CDS encoding LLM class flavin-dependent oxidoreductase, which translates to MDLSVVDLSPVPGDGTATDAYANTVEAAQQAERLGYNRFWVAEHHGMASTLAGTTPEVLLGHLAAETDSIRLGSGAVLLNHYSPFKVAEEFGALDALAPGRIDAGLGRANGSPAVDQALGTERHVQNPDEDHREKIEAVVNHLYDDYPDEHEYSDIEIPRSGDGPAVPWVLGSSPSSATLAGELGLPYCFAAFIRPQFAEHAFEEYHESFTPSRLAGGVEEPRGMVAVNAVCAETDEQAARLRAIAEASYKRLRRGERGTTPSVEEAIDELGGVPDPTPATLDADEWPRAISGSPETLAGLLEQLADRVGVEEVMIQHVHADHGDALRSHELLAEGVGLTPR; encoded by the coding sequence ATGGACCTCTCTGTGGTAGACTTGTCGCCGGTTCCCGGTGACGGCACCGCGACCGACGCCTACGCGAACACCGTCGAAGCCGCCCAACAGGCCGAACGACTCGGCTACAATCGCTTCTGGGTGGCCGAACACCACGGAATGGCCAGCACGCTCGCGGGAACGACGCCTGAGGTCCTGCTCGGCCACCTCGCCGCCGAAACTGATTCGATTCGACTCGGCTCCGGCGCGGTACTGCTCAACCACTACAGTCCGTTCAAAGTCGCCGAGGAGTTCGGTGCGCTCGACGCGCTCGCTCCCGGCCGCATCGACGCGGGCCTCGGGCGCGCCAACGGGTCGCCAGCCGTGGACCAAGCCCTCGGCACGGAGCGCCACGTTCAGAACCCCGACGAAGACCACCGCGAGAAAATCGAAGCCGTGGTCAACCACCTCTACGACGACTACCCAGACGAACACGAGTACAGCGACATCGAGATTCCGCGGTCGGGCGACGGACCTGCCGTGCCGTGGGTCCTCGGGTCGAGTCCGTCGAGTGCGACGCTGGCGGGCGAACTCGGCCTGCCGTACTGCTTCGCCGCGTTCATCCGACCCCAGTTCGCCGAACACGCCTTCGAGGAGTACCACGAGAGTTTCACGCCGTCGCGGTTGGCTGGTGGCGTCGAGGAGCCACGAGGCATGGTCGCGGTGAACGCAGTCTGTGCCGAGACAGACGAGCAGGCCGCACGACTGCGAGCGATAGCCGAAGCGTCCTACAAACGACTGCGCCGCGGCGAACGCGGCACCACGCCCTCCGTGGAGGAGGCCATCGACGAACTCGGCGGCGTCCCCGACCCGACGCCCGCCACCCTCGACGCAGACGAGTGGCCACGAGCGATTTCCGGCAGTCCAGAGACGCTCGCTGGGTTGCTAGAGCAACTCGCAGACCGTGTTGGCGTCGAGGAAGTCATGATTCAGCACGTCCACGCCGACCACGGAGACGCACTCCGCTCGCACGAGTTACTGGCTGAAGGCGTCGGACTCACCCCGCGGTGA
- a CDS encoding ABC transporter substrate-binding protein, whose amino-acid sequence MRTNDAKIGRRAVLKAVGGVGALGGASALGVVGSAGAQNGPVTFGQPASLTGKWDYLQPAVSQSTDLAIQEINDAGGALGQQVNLQRRDTAVDPAQARQVVQQLKNNDDAMAILGLFSSEITPLFDFLKSQQVPIVTPWPGSTALDGRGGDKETPQNLGDDDWVWRTIISDTVHTIGAAKKLLDEDMGRVGILNGTSQGERSWADAFQSAYENGGGTVATRLEVEEGKSTYQSELNRLFSNDFDAWALAVALQDAVTIVREWSSAGYGTQLLLEDGLRSEDLINNAGQAASGAWLAVATGQGPGYDQFLEKYNQAGDADLHAWGVAAYDATNVAALAMERAGEASTQAIERNLGPVSREGGTTVQTFAEGKQALSNGDEINYQGAATPVNFTGFGNVFGDVGVEQVSPQGFEQIDVIPTDELRPLVDTY is encoded by the coding sequence ATGAGAACAAATGACGCGAAAATTGGCCGCCGAGCGGTGCTGAAGGCGGTCGGGGGAGTGGGTGCGCTTGGGGGAGCAAGTGCGCTCGGCGTCGTCGGAAGCGCTGGCGCACAGAACGGACCGGTGACGTTCGGGCAACCGGCGTCGCTGACGGGGAAGTGGGACTATCTGCAACCGGCAGTCTCCCAATCGACGGACCTCGCCATTCAGGAGATAAACGACGCTGGGGGCGCGCTCGGGCAGCAGGTGAACCTTCAGCGGCGCGACACCGCAGTAGACCCAGCACAGGCGCGACAGGTCGTCCAGCAGTTGAAGAACAACGACGACGCGATGGCCATCCTCGGCCTCTTTTCGAGCGAGATTACGCCGCTGTTCGACTTCCTGAAGAGTCAACAGGTGCCAATCGTCACGCCGTGGCCCGGTTCGACCGCGCTGGACGGCCGAGGCGGCGACAAGGAGACGCCCCAGAATCTGGGCGACGACGACTGGGTGTGGCGGACCATCATCAGCGACACGGTCCACACCATCGGCGCGGCGAAGAAGTTGCTCGACGAGGACATGGGCCGGGTCGGCATCTTGAACGGGACGAGTCAGGGCGAGCGGTCGTGGGCCGACGCGTTCCAGTCTGCCTACGAGAACGGCGGTGGCACCGTCGCTACGCGTCTCGAAGTCGAGGAGGGGAAATCGACCTACCAGTCGGAACTCAACCGCCTGTTCAGCAACGACTTCGATGCGTGGGCGCTCGCCGTCGCGCTACAGGACGCTGTGACAATCGTCCGCGAGTGGTCGTCCGCGGGGTACGGCACACAACTCCTGCTCGAAGACGGCCTCAGGAGCGAGGACCTCATCAACAACGCCGGGCAGGCCGCCAGCGGTGCGTGGTTGGCGGTCGCAACCGGCCAAGGACCGGGCTACGACCAGTTCCTCGAAAAGTACAACCAAGCTGGTGACGCCGACCTGCACGCGTGGGGCGTGGCGGCCTACGACGCGACGAACGTCGCGGCGTTAGCGATGGAGCGCGCGGGAGAAGCCAGCACGCAAGCCATCGAGCGAAATCTGGGACCGGTCTCACGCGAGGGCGGCACGACCGTTCAGACGTTCGCGGAGGGCAAGCAGGCGCTCTCCAACGGCGACGAAATCAACTATCAAGGAGCCGCGACGCCAGTCAACTTCACCGGCTTCGGCAACGTGTTCGGCGACGTAGGCGTCGAGCAGGTCTCGCCGCAGGGCTTCGAGCAGATAGACGTGATACCGACCGACGAACTCAGGCCGTTGGTGGACACCTACTAG
- a CDS encoding HNH endonuclease yields the protein METVECTHCNESYRVKPCKVKQTKYCSKECHTESQKRRVTLVCEYCEDQYEVKQSHSKASRFCSRVCKDTHKRERPNPTVPCSWCGESLERRRYDIEHYENQFCDEQCMGKWRSRNIVGEEHPQWKDGTYAQFGDNWFWMRRKIRERDEVCQICREDGSSHMLDVHHIVPRREFDMVENSNTPYNLVLLCRSCHKRVEHGSIPCPHPTIQSRSVADKIDRFLRLFRVGLDGFEPSASAL from the coding sequence ATGGAAACAGTCGAGTGTACCCACTGCAACGAGTCGTACCGCGTCAAACCCTGCAAAGTCAAACAGACGAAATACTGTTCGAAAGAATGTCACACCGAATCTCAGAAGCGACGTGTAACGCTAGTCTGTGAATACTGTGAGGACCAATACGAAGTCAAGCAATCGCACAGCAAAGCCTCTCGATTCTGCAGTCGAGTGTGCAAAGACACCCACAAGCGAGAACGACCGAACCCCACAGTTCCGTGTTCATGGTGTGGCGAGTCATTGGAACGCCGAAGGTACGATATAGAACACTACGAGAATCAGTTCTGTGACGAGCAGTGCATGGGCAAGTGGCGGAGCAGAAACATCGTCGGGGAAGAACACCCGCAGTGGAAAGACGGCACCTACGCGCAGTTCGGCGATAATTGGTTCTGGATGCGCCGGAAAATCAGGGAGCGCGACGAGGTGTGTCAAATCTGCAGGGAGGATGGTTCGAGTCACATGCTGGACGTGCATCACATCGTCCCACGACGCGAATTCGACATGGTTGAGAACTCAAACACACCGTACAACCTCGTCCTGCTCTGCCGGAGTTGCCACAAACGAGTCGAACACGGGTCGATACCCTGCCCCCACCCAACGATACAATCTCGGAGCGTTGCAGACAAAATAGACCGATTTCTACGTTTATTTCGAGTGGGTCTGGACGGATTCGAACCATCGGCTTCGGCCTTGTAA
- the otsB gene encoding trehalose-phosphatase, with product MMTEERDSPPLLRENLHALVEGLVAAEGLFVLLDFDGTLASIESRPDDATMPDPTREAIVRLADAPNVEVGVVSGRALADVRQRLAVDERVAVSDANGDTHSGESVRERSEIAYAGNHGLELYADGQRVVHPVARETQGTIEHLCDQLTERLLGIDGALVERKGVTATVHTRLVADEAVPFVSAIVESLASTYDDVRLTTGKDVLELRPAVAWDKGEAVHWLADEVVPDGEQWFPVYLGDDTTDEAAFAALADHDRGFGVKVGSHPPTDAPYRVSDPEAVRQLLSWLAAYGVEFIHADLPRSPLGIA from the coding sequence ATGATGACAGAAGAACGTGACTCGCCCCCACTACTCCGCGAGAACCTCCACGCGCTCGTAGAGGGACTCGTCGCCGCCGAGGGGTTGTTCGTCCTGCTCGACTTCGACGGAACGCTCGCCAGTATCGAATCTCGGCCGGACGACGCGACGATGCCGGACCCGACTCGCGAGGCAATCGTGCGACTGGCCGACGCCCCAAACGTGGAAGTCGGCGTCGTCAGCGGTCGGGCGTTGGCCGACGTGCGCCAGCGACTGGCGGTAGACGAGCGAGTCGCCGTGAGCGACGCGAACGGTGACACTCACAGCGGCGAGTCGGTTCGCGAACGCTCCGAAATCGCCTACGCTGGTAACCACGGACTCGAACTGTACGCCGACGGCCAGCGAGTCGTCCATCCGGTCGCCAGGGAGACGCAGGGCACCATCGAACACCTCTGTGACCAACTCACCGAACGACTGCTGGGCATCGACGGGGCGCTCGTCGAGCGCAAGGGCGTCACCGCGACGGTCCACACGCGACTCGTCGCCGACGAAGCAGTGCCGTTCGTCTCGGCCATCGTGGAGTCGCTGGCTTCCACCTACGACGACGTGCGACTGACGACGGGCAAGGACGTGCTCGAACTGCGCCCGGCCGTCGCGTGGGATAAAGGCGAGGCGGTTCACTGGCTCGCCGACGAAGTCGTCCCCGACGGCGAACAGTGGTTCCCCGTCTACCTCGGCGACGACACGACCGACGAAGCGGCGTTCGCCGCGCTCGCCGACCACGACCGGGGGTTCGGCGTCAAGGTCGGGAGCCATCCGCCGACGGACGCACCGTACCGCGTCTCGGACCCCGAGGCAGTCCGACAACTGCTCTCGTGGCTTGCGGCCTACGGCGTCGAGTTCATCCACGCCGACCTGCCGCGGTCCCCGCTTGGAATCGCGTGA
- a CDS encoding DUF7538 family protein, with amino-acid sequence MDERVAALSEQDGWQVEGFAARVHYKGADDYYSIEYYAPSECVLYWKVKGDGETAVPVGRGTVPTPLRDRVRQDLAEADIDPEVEKRNL; translated from the coding sequence ATGGACGAACGAGTCGCCGCACTGAGCGAGCAGGACGGCTGGCAGGTCGAAGGGTTCGCCGCGCGCGTTCACTACAAGGGCGCGGACGACTACTACAGCATCGAGTACTACGCGCCGAGCGAGTGCGTCCTCTACTGGAAGGTGAAAGGCGACGGCGAGACTGCGGTGCCGGTCGGCCGGGGAACGGTGCCGACGCCGCTCCGCGACCGGGTGCGACAGGATTTAGCGGAGGCGGACATCGACCCCGAAGTGGAAAAGCGGAACCTCTGA
- a CDS encoding DUF5789 family protein, producing the protein MADDREQGVDFGDLESRLDAHDYPATTEEIVAEFGDEEVSYADGSETVASLLEPLSETYDSADDVRQSIFNMVGEGAIGRKGYTDRGGTEHEREDESM; encoded by the coding sequence ATGGCCGACGACCGCGAACAGGGCGTGGACTTCGGCGACTTAGAATCGCGACTTGACGCCCACGACTACCCGGCGACGACTGAGGAAATAGTGGCGGAGTTCGGCGACGAGGAAGTTAGCTACGCCGACGGGTCAGAGACGGTCGCTTCACTGTTGGAACCACTCTCCGAGACGTACGACTCCGCCGACGACGTTCGCCAGTCCATCTTCAACATGGTCGGCGAAGGCGCAATCGGGCGCAAGGGATACACCGACCGCGGCGGGACCGAACACGAGCGCGAAGACGAATCGATGTAG
- a CDS encoding ABC transporter ATP-binding protein, with amino-acid sequence MGINDEDDDPFEEQRENAENPMKRLFLEYGSENRLAFFTGVTASIFARVLNLLPPIILGVAIDAFFAENPVAYPVAFSKQFPLVSEGLAAAITPPGATGQFWFSVTVIAVAFGAGAAFHWARNWGWNSFAQHIQHNVRTDTYDKMQRLNMDFFADKQTGEMMSILSNDVNRLERFLNDGMNSGFRLAVMVLAIAVILFSMNWQLALVAMVPVPLIALFTYKFVEIIQPKYADVRTAVGNVNSRLENNLGGIQVIKTSNTETYESDRVEDVSNEYFDSNWGAIVTRIKFFPSLQILSGLGFALTFVVGGLWVFQGQAPWFFSGELTRGEFVVFILLTQRFIWPMAQFGSIINMYQRAYASSARIFGLMDEPSRIREDPDADSLVVKEGDVVYDDVTFGYDESETIVNDISFEVEGGDTLALVGPTGAGKSTVLKLLLRMYEVDEGAIRIDGTDLRDVSLPSLRQSIGYVSQDTFMFYGTVRENIAYGTFDVDDEDVVEAAKAAEAHDFIQNLPEGYDTEVGERGVKLSGGQRQRISIARAVLKDPEILVLDEATSDVDTETEMLIQRSLDELTEDRTTFAIAHRLSTIKDAEKIVVLEDGEIVERGAHDDLLQNDGLYAHLWGVQAGEIDELPEEFIERAARRTARTETDDD; translated from the coding sequence ATGGGAATCAATGACGAAGACGACGACCCGTTCGAGGAACAACGGGAGAACGCCGAGAATCCGATGAAACGGCTGTTCCTCGAATACGGGTCCGAGAACAGGTTGGCTTTCTTCACGGGGGTGACGGCGAGCATCTTCGCCCGAGTTCTCAACCTGCTCCCGCCTATCATTCTCGGTGTCGCTATCGACGCGTTCTTCGCCGAAAATCCAGTCGCGTATCCCGTCGCGTTCTCGAAGCAGTTCCCGCTCGTCTCTGAGGGTCTGGCGGCAGCGATTACGCCGCCGGGAGCGACCGGGCAGTTCTGGTTCTCGGTGACGGTCATCGCGGTGGCGTTCGGTGCCGGTGCTGCGTTCCACTGGGCGCGCAACTGGGGTTGGAACTCCTTCGCCCAGCACATTCAGCACAACGTGCGGACCGACACGTACGACAAGATGCAGCGGCTGAACATGGACTTCTTCGCCGACAAGCAGACCGGTGAGATGATGTCGATTCTGAGCAACGACGTGAACCGCTTGGAGCGGTTCCTCAACGACGGGATGAACTCCGGGTTCCGTCTCGCGGTGATGGTGCTGGCAATCGCGGTCATCCTGTTCAGCATGAACTGGCAACTCGCGCTGGTCGCGATGGTGCCGGTGCCGCTCATCGCGCTGTTCACCTACAAGTTCGTGGAGATAATCCAGCCGAAGTACGCCGACGTGCGTACCGCGGTCGGCAACGTCAACTCCCGACTGGAGAACAACCTCGGCGGGATTCAGGTCATCAAGACGTCCAATACCGAGACGTACGAGTCCGACCGCGTCGAGGACGTGTCCAACGAGTACTTCGACTCGAACTGGGGCGCTATCGTCACGCGCATCAAGTTCTTCCCCTCGCTCCAGATTCTCTCGGGTCTCGGCTTCGCGCTCACCTTCGTCGTCGGCGGTCTGTGGGTGTTCCAAGGCCAAGCGCCGTGGTTCTTCTCGGGCGAGTTGACTCGCGGTGAGTTCGTCGTGTTCATCCTGCTGACTCAGCGGTTCATCTGGCCGATGGCGCAGTTCGGCTCCATCATCAACATGTACCAGCGCGCCTACGCCTCCAGTGCGCGCATCTTCGGGTTGATGGACGAACCGAGTCGCATCCGGGAGGACCCCGACGCAGACAGCCTCGTCGTCAAGGAGGGCGACGTCGTCTACGACGACGTGACGTTCGGCTACGACGAGAGCGAGACCATCGTCAACGACATCAGCTTCGAAGTCGAGGGCGGCGATACCCTCGCGTTGGTCGGCCCCACAGGAGCAGGAAAATCCACAGTTCTCAAACTCCTCCTCCGAATGTACGAGGTAGACGAGGGAGCTATCCGCATCGACGGCACGGACCTCCGGGACGTGAGTCTGCCGAGCCTGCGCCAATCTATCGGCTACGTCAGCCAGGACACGTTCATGTTCTACGGCACCGTGCGCGAGAACATCGCCTACGGCACCTTCGACGTAGACGACGAGGACGTGGTGGAGGCCGCGAAAGCCGCCGAAGCCCACGACTTCATCCAGAATCTACCCGAGGGCTACGATACGGAAGTCGGCGAGCGCGGCGTCAAACTCTCGGGTGGGCAACGCCAGCGCATCTCCATCGCTCGCGCCGTGCTGAAGGACCCCGAAATCCTCGTGTTGGACGAGGCGACCAGCGACGTTGACACCGAGACGGAGATGCTCATCCAGCGCAGTCTGGACGAACTCACGGAGGACAGGACGACGTTCGCCATCGCCCACCGACTCTCGACTATCAAGGACGCGGAGAAAATCGTCGTCCTCGAAGACGGCGAAATCGTCGAACGCGGCGCGCACGACGACCTACTGCAGAACGACGGTCTCTACGCGCACCTCTGGGGCGTGCAGGCTGGCGAGATAGACGAACTGCCCGAAGAGTTCATCGAACGGGCCGCTCGGCGCACTGCACGCACGGAAACGGACGACGACTGA